A window of the Drosophila simulans strain w501 chromosome 2L, Prin_Dsim_3.1, whole genome shotgun sequence genome harbors these coding sequences:
- the LOC6732358 gene encoding uncharacterized protein LOC6732358 has protein sequence MLAKSKPLIGMSHLLQKQVLGFLPPSSFRHFNSENNLYSQDGWENGYPAPLLPRKDLKPLEKKDRSKVYDACWQTTRRTEYKCRSDPEFQMHAFIDSRKSCLEDPCATEMLAIDLTHYKPSDMGKRKYPRTWFECVVKRRKRKAHCVPVPPPMPRRKRKSLKPPCPEDLCVLGKLELNLIKPCATKPLKCPRFKMPNCCKEARDPPKCRRPFRRCGQRPKTKYPSFSECRRDPFPDPRPIECNCLLKPAICDMWRHYRRRFG, from the coding sequence atgcttgcCAAAAGCAAACCGCTGATTGGCATGTCGCACTTGCTGCAAAAGCAGGTTTTAGGCTTTCTGCCTCCGTCTTCGTTTCGCCATTTTAACTCCGAGAACAATTTGTACTCCCAGGATGGCTGGGAGAATGGCTACCCGGCGCCCTTGCTGCCGCGCAAGGACCTAAAGCCGTTGGAGAAGAAAGACAGATCAAAGGTATACGATGCCTGTTGGCAAACGACGCGGCGGACCGAATACAAGTGCCGTTCGGATCCAGAGTTTCAGATGCACGCCTTCATCGATTCGCGCAAAAGTTGTTTGGAAGACCCCTGCGCCACCGAGATGTTGGCCATCGATCTCACCCACTATAAGCCCTCGGACATGGGCAAACGGAAGTATCCGCGGACCTGGTTCGAATGTGTGGTCAAGCGGCGGAAGCGGAAGGCCCACTGCGTCCCCGTACCGCCTCCGATGCCGAGGCGCAAGCGCAAGTCGCTCAAGCCTCCCTGCCCCGAGGATTTGTGTGTCTTGGGCAAACTGGAGCTTAACCTCATTAAACCCTGCGCTACGAAACCATTGAAATGTCCGCGCTTCAAAATGCCCAACTGCTGTAAGGAAGCCCGCGATCCGCCCAAGTGCCGTCGTCCATTTAGACGTTGTGGCCAGAGACCCAAGACCAAGTATCCAAGCTTCTCCGAGTGTCGACGCGATCCCTTCCCGGATCCTCGACCCATCGAGTGCAACTGCCTGCTCAAGCCGGCCATCTGCGATATGTGGCGCCACTACCGCCGCCGATTTGGCTAA